A single window of [Clostridium] hylemonae DSM 15053 DNA harbors:
- a CDS encoding D-2-hydroxyacid dehydrogenase — protein sequence MNIVFLDAKTIGDDIDLSGFEALGTVRKYPFSTSEQVPERVKDADVIIINKVQINKATIGDARRLKLVCVTATGTNNLDKEYLDSHNIAWRNVAGYSTESVAQHTFAMLFYLLEKLRYYDDYVKEDRYTNDTVFTHFEEVFYELSGKTWGIIGLGNIGRRVASIAEAFGAEVIYASPSGSAPQEGYHQTDMDTLLRSSDIISVHAPLNEHTENLIDSDKLSKMKKSCIFLNLGRGPIVVEEDLCSALENGDIAAAGLDVLRTEPMSPGNPLRRIKDSRRLFITPHVAWASVESRTRLMNIILGQIKEFWAD from the coding sequence ATGAATATTGTATTTCTGGACGCCAAGACAATTGGCGATGACATTGACCTATCCGGATTTGAAGCGCTCGGAACGGTAAGGAAGTATCCCTTTTCCACTTCTGAACAGGTGCCTGAGCGGGTAAAAGATGCAGACGTTATCATTATAAACAAAGTGCAGATCAACAAAGCCACCATCGGTGACGCCCGCCGTCTGAAACTCGTCTGCGTCACCGCCACGGGGACAAACAATCTGGACAAAGAATATCTGGACAGCCATAATATCGCGTGGCGCAATGTAGCCGGATATTCTACAGAGTCGGTGGCACAGCACACATTTGCCATGCTGTTTTATCTGCTTGAAAAGCTGCGCTACTACGATGATTATGTCAAAGAAGACCGCTATACAAACGATACCGTATTCACACATTTTGAAGAAGTGTTTTACGAGTTATCCGGCAAGACATGGGGGATCATAGGACTTGGCAATATCGGAAGACGTGTTGCCTCCATCGCAGAGGCTTTCGGGGCCGAAGTGATCTACGCCTCACCATCGGGGAGCGCACCCCAGGAGGGCTATCATCAGACGGATATGGACACCCTTCTGCGAAGCTCAGATATCATTTCAGTCCATGCCCCGTTAAATGAACACACAGAAAATCTCATTGATTCGGATAAATTGAGCAAGATGAAAAAAAGCTGTATCTTTCTGAACCTTGGGCGCGGCCCTATTGTCGTGGAAGAAGACCTGTGCAGCGCGCTGGAAAACGGTGACATCGCGGCCGCAGGACTGGATGTCCTGCGCACAGAGCCTATGAGTCCCGGCAATCCGCTGCGGCGGATCAAAGACAGCCGCAGGCTCTTTATCACCCCCCATGTGGCATGGGCCAGTGTAGAGTCAAGAACAAGGCTTATGAATATTATTCTCGGACAAATAAAAGAGTTCTGGGCGGATTAA
- a CDS encoding potassium channel family protein: protein MKKGRVFWSILKRTNTDKIAAGFGVYFLVSAFFIMLVEPGIHRFGESVWYCFSVVTTIGFGDFTAVTVLGRTASIVLGIYGVIVLALIPGVVASYYMEVVKIRARESAEEFLYKLEHLEEMSREELRELSEQVKKVKLKK, encoded by the coding sequence ATGAAAAAAGGAAGGGTGTTCTGGTCGATCTTAAAGCGGACGAATACGGATAAGATCGCGGCCGGATTTGGGGTGTATTTTCTCGTCAGCGCGTTTTTTATCATGCTCGTGGAACCGGGGATTCACCGTTTTGGAGAATCGGTCTGGTACTGCTTCTCCGTGGTGACGACAATTGGATTCGGGGATTTTACGGCTGTGACGGTGCTGGGAAGGACCGCTTCCATTGTTCTTGGGATCTACGGAGTGATCGTCCTTGCCCTCATACCGGGCGTCGTAGCCAGCTATTATATGGAGGTCGTCAAGATCCGCGCCAGGGAAAGCGCGGAAGAATTTCTGTATAAGCTGGAACATCTCGAGGAGATGTCCAGGGAAGAGTTGAGGGAATTATCGGAGCAGGTAAAAAAGGTAAAGCTGAAAAAATAA
- a CDS encoding signal peptidase II has translation MIILSAGIAALLFGVDLLLKQYVEENMDCGEEKEAVKGKVILRKVYNKGFMLHALERYPWLVRGSAAFLGAVLFIYDVLLSGKKGRRVEKAGTAIFSAGAYSNIFDRLVRGKVIDYIGFKSKNDFLSRLTVNLADLCIVAGLAVMTLGKLLTGAGPRSKGA, from the coding sequence ATGATCATACTGTCTGCAGGCATAGCGGCGCTCCTGTTTGGCGTGGATCTGCTGCTGAAGCAGTACGTGGAGGAGAACATGGACTGCGGGGAAGAAAAAGAGGCCGTCAAAGGTAAGGTCATACTGCGCAAAGTGTATAATAAAGGATTTATGCTGCATGCGCTGGAGAGATATCCATGGCTGGTCAGGGGATCGGCCGCCTTTTTAGGAGCAGTGCTTTTCATATATGATGTGCTGCTGTCCGGGAAAAAGGGGCGCCGCGTGGAGAAGGCCGGCACGGCCATATTCAGCGCGGGCGCATACAGCAATATATTTGACCGGCTCGTCAGAGGAAAGGTGATAGATTACATAGGATTCAAAAGCAAAAACGATTTTCTGTCCAGACTCACCGTGAATCTGGCAGATCTATGTATCGTGGCGGGACTGGCCGTTATGACTCTGGGGAAATTATTGACAGGGGCCGGGCCCCGTTCAAAAGGGGCGTGA
- a CDS encoding S8 family peptidase encodes MDRETCQEQILSQGYWDFIFPGYRSLSDMGIQDDRYCIQNMDYGYKAIYINSEGMEPLSIERYWYNSIPNCYSLIDMEALNQSGITAAQNYPALQLMGANIMIGFVDTGIDYKNPIFRNLDGSTRIAGIWDQTVHDGTPPEEFAYGSEYTEEAINEALRSETPEELVPTVDTNSHGTFLASVAAGGADVENQFLGAAPESTIAVVKLKEAKDYLKAFYSIDPEAVCYQENDIMLGLRYLSTLAEERNMPLVICIALGTNFGGHNSATLLSSILNSYSMTMDRIVVIGNGNEANQRHHFSGRFEDMGERREVEIRVGAGVGGFVTELWTSVPNLMTISIVSPSGERTPVISVRQGSRYVYTFTFDQTIVTAEYRLLTENNDSQLIFMRFDGPSEGIWRIVVQPLQLSDGVFHLWLPMQEFLSGEVFFLEADPETTITEPGSTVGGMTVAYYNGTDNSIDINSGRGYTRSGIIKPDFAAPGVGVTGAVPGGRFTKRTGSSVAAAITAGASALLAEWVVREQTVNLGVGTSEIRNLFVLGAQQRPLLEYPNRQWGYGTLDLYQTLDRLRRL; translated from the coding sequence ATGGACAGAGAAACGTGCCAAGAACAGATACTATCCCAGGGGTACTGGGATTTTATTTTTCCCGGGTACCGCAGCCTCAGCGATATGGGGATTCAGGATGACCGGTATTGTATACAGAATATGGATTACGGATATAAAGCCATATACATAAACAGCGAAGGAATGGAACCTTTGAGTATTGAGAGGTACTGGTACAACTCTATCCCCAACTGCTACAGTCTCATTGATATGGAAGCGCTGAACCAGTCGGGCATCACCGCGGCCCAGAATTATCCCGCGCTGCAGCTGATGGGAGCAAATATAATGATCGGATTTGTGGACACCGGGATCGATTATAAGAATCCGATATTCCGCAATCTGGACGGCAGCACGCGCATCGCGGGAATCTGGGATCAGACGGTCCATGACGGTACGCCGCCTGAGGAATTTGCATACGGAAGTGAATACACGGAGGAAGCGATCAACGAAGCGCTCCGTTCAGAGACGCCAGAAGAGCTTGTTCCTACCGTGGACACAAACAGCCATGGTACATTTCTGGCCAGTGTGGCGGCAGGAGGGGCGGACGTGGAAAATCAGTTTCTCGGCGCGGCGCCCGAGTCTACCATCGCCGTTGTTAAGCTGAAAGAAGCGAAAGATTATCTGAAGGCGTTTTATTCCATTGATCCGGAGGCAGTCTGCTATCAGGAAAATGACATCATGCTCGGGCTCAGGTATTTGAGCACGCTGGCAGAGGAAAGAAACATGCCTCTTGTCATATGCATTGCCCTCGGTACGAACTTCGGGGGGCACAACAGCGCGACGCTTCTGTCGAGCATATTGAACAGTTACTCTATGACTATGGACAGAATCGTGGTGATCGGAAACGGAAATGAGGCGAACCAGCGGCATCATTTCTCCGGAAGATTTGAGGATATGGGAGAACGAAGAGAGGTCGAGATACGGGTGGGCGCGGGCGTAGGAGGCTTTGTGACAGAGCTGTGGACTTCTGTGCCGAATCTGATGACCATTTCCATCGTGTCACCTTCCGGCGAGCGGACGCCGGTCATCTCGGTCCGCCAGGGAAGCAGATACGTATATACGTTTACCTTTGACCAGACGATAGTTACGGCGGAATACAGGCTGCTGACAGAGAACAACGACTCACAGCTTATCTTTATGCGTTTTGACGGGCCGTCGGAGGGCATCTGGAGGATCGTTGTGCAGCCGCTCCAGCTTTCGGACGGTGTGTTCCATCTGTGGCTGCCTATGCAGGAATTTTTATCCGGAGAAGTATTTTTCCTGGAGGCTGACCCGGAGACGACCATCACAGAACCGGGCAGCACGGTCGGCGGTATGACAGTGGCCTACTATAACGGAACGGACAATAGTATTGATATTAATTCCGGGAGAGGGTATACTAGAAGTGGTATTATCAAGCCGGACTTTGCCGCTCCGGGAGTGGGCGTGACCGGCGCCGTACCGGGGGGCAGATTTACAAAGAGAACAGGTTCAAGCGTTGCCGCGGCCATAACTGCCGGCGCCTCCGCGCTTCTGGCAGAATGGGTGGTGAGAGAGCAGACGGTAAATCTTGGGGTAGGTACGAGCGAGATCAGAAATCTGTTCGTGCTCGGAGCACAGCAGAGGCCTTTACTGGAATATCCGAACCGGCAGTGGGGATACGGAACGCTGGATCTGTACCAGACACTTGACCGGCTGAGACGGCTGTGA
- a CDS encoding cation:proton antiporter — protein sequence MNSYSYLLDLAVILLCTKLLGLATRKVQMPQVVGALLAGLLLGPAVAGVLTETSFIHEVAEIGVIVLMFCAGLETDIQELKASGKASFVIALCGVLVPLAGGFGLAYFFNRPDMIASDADASIFLQNIFIGIILTATSVSITVETLKEMGKLKTRSGNAILGAAIIDDILGIIALTVVTSMADPSVHIGTVMLKIAGFFVFSGVAGFIFYKVYKAWTEGASRGLHRHVIIAFVFCLLMAYIAEEYFGVADITGAFIAGLIISNTERSVFIQTKFDTLSYMLLSPVFFASIGLKVILPKMSGMIVAFSLLLMLVAVLTKIVGCGLGAKACGYKPYQCRRIGVGMISRGEVALIVASKGSAMGLMSSAFLGPVVIMVVFTTIITPILLKIIFKKGPDLPVAKEKEVSSYYEGASILRGEEK from the coding sequence ATGAATAGTTATAGTTATTTACTGGATCTGGCAGTTATTTTATTGTGTACAAAACTTCTGGGGCTGGCGACAAGGAAGGTACAGATGCCTCAGGTCGTGGGGGCGCTGCTTGCGGGACTTCTGCTCGGGCCGGCGGTGGCCGGAGTGCTCACGGAGACGAGTTTTATCCATGAGGTTGCCGAGATCGGCGTGATCGTTCTCATGTTCTGCGCAGGTCTTGAGACCGATATACAGGAGCTTAAAGCGAGCGGAAAGGCTTCTTTCGTCATTGCGCTGTGCGGCGTGCTCGTGCCGCTTGCGGGAGGGTTCGGACTGGCATACTTTTTCAACAGGCCGGACATGATTGCGTCTGATGCCGATGCCAGCATTTTTCTCCAGAATATCTTTATAGGGATCATACTGACAGCCACCTCCGTCAGCATCACGGTTGAGACGCTCAAGGAGATGGGGAAGCTTAAGACACGTTCCGGGAATGCCATTCTCGGAGCGGCCATCATCGACGATATACTCGGTATTATTGCACTGACGGTTGTTACGAGTATGGCCGACCCTTCTGTACATATTGGGACAGTCATGCTGAAGATCGCCGGCTTTTTCGTATTCTCCGGCGTGGCCGGCTTTATCTTCTATAAGGTGTACAAGGCGTGGACGGAAGGCGCGTCCAGAGGACTGCACAGACATGTCATCATCGCGTTTGTGTTCTGCCTTCTCATGGCGTATATCGCGGAAGAATACTTTGGAGTGGCCGATATCACCGGTGCGTTTATTGCGGGCCTGATCATATCCAATACGGAGCGGTCTGTGTTTATCCAGACGAAGTTTGATACGCTTTCCTATATGCTGCTTTCTCCGGTGTTTTTTGCGAGTATCGGGCTGAAGGTCATACTTCCGAAGATGAGCGGTATGATCGTCGCCTTTTCCCTGCTGCTTATGCTCGTTGCGGTGCTGACAAAGATCGTCGGCTGCGGGCTCGGAGCCAAAGCATGCGGCTATAAGCCATATCAGTGCAGGCGGATAGGCGTCGGCATGATATCACGGGGCGAGGTTGCCCTGATCGTGGCGAGCAAAGGTTCTGCCATGGGACTTATGAGTTCCGCCTTCCTCGGCCCTGTCGTGATCATGGTTGTATTTACGACCATCATCACGCCGATCCTTTTGAAGATCATCTTCAAGAAGGGGCCGGATCTTCCGGTAGCCAAGGAGAAGGAAGTCTCCAGTTACTATGAAGGCGCCTCCATACTGCGGGGGGAAGAAAAATAA
- the clpX gene encoding ATP-dependent Clp protease ATP-binding subunit ClpX — MSDKDKKNEPNETEIEKVDGTDVEVEETKKEDDEYEKVCFICHRPESTAGKMIELPNNISVCSDCMQKSFDAMSNGQIDYSQLMNMPGVQVFNMADMEQQNIPKQQKIKKKKEGEDKKPLIDIREIPAPHRIKASLDEYVVGQEYAKKVMSVGVYNHYKRVATDTMDDIEIEKSNMLMIGPTGSGKTYLVKTLARLLDVPLAITDATSLTEAGYIGDDIESVVSKLLAAADNDVEKAEQGIIFIDEIDKIAKKKNTSQRDVSGESVQQGMLKLLEGSDVEVPVGANSKNAMVPLTTVNTRNILFICGGAFPDLEGIIKERLTKQSSIGFGADLKDKYDHDKTILEKVTVEDLRNFGMIPEFIGRLPIIFTLRGLDQDMLVKILKEPKNAILKQYQKLLALDEVKLDFDEGALQAIAGKAMEKDTGARALRAIIEEFMLDIMYEIPKDDNIGEVTITKEYIEGTGGPVIMLRGQEAMRLR, encoded by the coding sequence ATGTCTGATAAAGATAAGAAAAATGAACCGAACGAGACAGAGATAGAAAAAGTGGACGGTACCGACGTCGAAGTGGAAGAGACGAAAAAAGAGGACGATGAGTACGAAAAAGTCTGCTTTATCTGCCATCGTCCGGAGAGCACCGCGGGCAAGATGATAGAGCTGCCGAACAATATATCGGTGTGCAGCGACTGTATGCAGAAGAGCTTTGACGCCATGAGCAACGGTCAGATCGACTACAGCCAGCTTATGAACATGCCGGGCGTCCAGGTGTTCAACATGGCCGATATGGAGCAGCAGAATATTCCGAAACAGCAGAAGATCAAGAAGAAAAAAGAGGGGGAGGACAAAAAGCCCCTGATCGATATCAGAGAGATTCCGGCGCCCCACAGGATAAAGGCGAGCCTGGACGAGTATGTGGTAGGACAGGAGTACGCCAAGAAGGTCATGTCTGTCGGGGTGTATAATCATTATAAAAGAGTGGCAACGGATACGATGGATGACATAGAGATAGAGAAATCCAATATGCTCATGATCGGACCTACCGGTTCCGGCAAGACATATCTTGTAAAGACGCTGGCGCGGCTTCTCGATGTGCCGCTGGCGATCACGGACGCCACCTCCCTTACAGAGGCGGGCTACATAGGGGACGATATCGAAAGTGTCGTATCCAAGCTTCTGGCGGCTGCGGACAACGACGTGGAGAAGGCGGAGCAGGGTATTATTTTTATCGATGAGATCGACAAGATTGCCAAGAAAAAGAACACGAGCCAGCGGGACGTAAGCGGTGAGTCTGTCCAGCAGGGAATGCTCAAACTTCTCGAGGGAAGCGACGTGGAAGTGCCGGTCGGCGCGAACAGCAAAAACGCCATGGTGCCGCTTACGACGGTGAACACGAGAAATATATTATTCATATGCGGAGGGGCATTTCCGGATCTGGAAGGTATTATAAAAGAACGTCTGACGAAGCAGTCTTCCATCGGATTCGGGGCGGATCTGAAAGACAAATATGACCACGACAAGACGATCCTTGAGAAGGTTACCGTGGAAGATCTTCGCAACTTCGGGATGATACCGGAGTTTATCGGCCGTCTTCCGATCATATTTACGCTGCGTGGGCTGGATCAGGATATGCTCGTCAAGATATTAAAAGAGCCGAAGAACGCGATACTGAAGCAGTATCAGAAGCTGCTTGCGCTGGATGAGGTGAAGCTGGATTTTGATGAGGGAGCTTTGCAGGCCATTGCGGGAAAAGCGATGGAAAAAGATACCGGAGCAAGGGCGCTGCGTGCCATTATCGAAGAATTTATGCTTGATATCATGTATGAGATTCCGAAGGATGACAATATCGGAGAAGTGACGATCACAAAAGAATACATAGAAGGAACGGGAGGACCTGTCATCATGCTCAGAGGACAGGAAGCCATGAGGTTGAGATAA
- the ligA gene encoding NAD-dependent DNA ligase LigA, giving the protein MSRQKKARMQELVEQLNKAGKAYYQDAEEIMSNYEYDRLYDELVSLEKELGITLSGSPTANVGYEVLSELPKERHDSPMLSLDKTKDVEELKKFAGGQKVMMSWKLDGLTIVLTYRDGTLYKAVTRGNGEVGEVITNNARVFRNIPLQIAYKGELILRGEAVIGYKDFEKINGEIEDVDARYKNPRNLCSGSVRQLNNEITAKRNVRFYAFTLVQADGVDFHNSRVCQMEWLREQGFEVVEFCEVTKDTLEAEVIKFSEKIAENDFPSDGLVLVYDDVEYGRSLGRTSKFPRDSFAFKWADETKETKLLEIEWSPSRTGLINPVAIFEPVELEGTTVSRASVHNLSIMEELELGVGDEIEVYKANMIIPQIAENLTRSGVKDIPLHCPVCGGDTEVKQVSNAKALYCINPDCQAKHLKSFALFVSRDALNIEGLSEATLEKFIAKGYIKEYADIFHLERFQDEIEKMEGFGEKSYRNLIESIEKARTTTLPKVIYGLGIANIGLANAKMICSEFGCDTDKMLAAGPEELSAIQGVGGVIAGAFVDYFSDERHVRIFRDLLKELTIPAEETEQKEQRFAGVNFVITGSVEHFANRGEIKELIENLGGKVTGSVTSKTNYLINNDVTSTSSKNKKANELGIPIISEKDFLEMLGESQG; this is encoded by the coding sequence ATGAGCAGACAGAAAAAGGCAAGAATGCAGGAACTGGTAGAACAGCTGAATAAGGCGGGGAAGGCCTATTATCAGGACGCGGAAGAGATCATGAGCAATTACGAGTATGACAGACTGTATGACGAACTCGTGTCATTGGAGAAAGAGCTTGGAATAACGCTGTCGGGCAGCCCGACGGCAAATGTAGGATATGAAGTCTTAAGTGAACTGCCCAAAGAGAGGCACGACAGTCCCATGCTGTCACTGGATAAGACAAAGGATGTGGAGGAACTTAAGAAGTTTGCCGGCGGCCAGAAAGTTATGATGTCGTGGAAGCTGGACGGTCTGACGATCGTACTCACATACCGTGACGGAACGTTGTATAAGGCGGTTACGAGAGGCAACGGGGAGGTGGGCGAAGTCATCACGAACAATGCCAGAGTGTTCAGGAACATTCCGCTCCAGATCGCCTACAAAGGAGAACTCATACTGCGGGGAGAAGCGGTCATCGGATATAAAGATTTTGAGAAGATCAACGGGGAGATAGAGGATGTGGACGCCAGATACAAAAATCCCCGCAATCTTTGCAGCGGCTCTGTACGCCAGTTGAACAACGAGATCACGGCAAAGCGCAATGTCAGGTTTTATGCGTTCACGCTCGTACAGGCAGACGGCGTTGATTTTCATAATTCCCGTGTCTGTCAGATGGAGTGGCTGAGAGAACAAGGATTTGAAGTGGTGGAATTCTGCGAAGTCACAAAGGATACGCTGGAGGCGGAAGTTATTAAATTTTCCGAAAAAATAGCGGAAAACGATTTTCCATCGGACGGACTTGTGTTAGTATATGATGATGTGGAATATGGACGCTCACTGGGGAGGACTTCCAAGTTTCCGAGAGATTCATTTGCATTTAAGTGGGCGGATGAGACGAAGGAGACAAAGCTTCTCGAGATCGAGTGGAGTCCATCCAGGACAGGACTGATCAATCCGGTAGCCATATTCGAGCCTGTAGAACTTGAAGGTACGACGGTCAGCAGGGCAAGCGTCCATAACCTGAGTATCATGGAGGAACTTGAACTCGGCGTGGGCGATGAGATAGAAGTATATAAGGCAAATATGATCATCCCCCAGATCGCGGAGAATCTCACAAGAAGCGGTGTGAAAGATATTCCTCTGCACTGTCCGGTGTGCGGCGGCGATACAGAGGTCAAACAGGTGAGCAACGCAAAGGCGCTGTACTGCATCAATCCGGACTGTCAGGCAAAGCATCTGAAGTCTTTCGCTCTGTTTGTGAGCAGAGACGCGCTGAATATTGAAGGATTATCTGAAGCAACACTGGAAAAATTCATCGCAAAGGGGTATATTAAAGAGTATGCAGATATTTTTCATCTGGAACGCTTCCAGGATGAGATAGAAAAAATGGAAGGGTTCGGGGAAAAATCATACCGCAATCTTATAGAAAGCATAGAGAAAGCAAGGACTACCACACTGCCCAAAGTGATCTACGGGCTTGGGATCGCCAACATCGGCCTGGCAAACGCAAAGATGATATGCAGTGAATTCGGCTGTGACACAGACAAAATGCTTGCCGCCGGACCGGAGGAATTAAGTGCAATCCAGGGCGTGGGAGGCGTGATCGCCGGAGCCTTTGTCGATTATTTTTCAGATGAAAGGCATGTGCGCATATTCCGCGACCTTTTAAAAGAACTCACGATACCGGCAGAGGAGACAGAACAGAAGGAGCAGAGATTCGCGGGCGTTAACTTTGTGATAACCGGGAGTGTGGAACACTTTGCAAACCGGGGCGAGATAAAGGAACTGATCGAGAACCTCGGCGGAAAGGTGACAGGTTCCGTGACTTCCAAAACAAATTACCTCATAAATAATGATGTGACATCCACATCATCCAAAAATAAGAAAGCCAATGAACTGGGAATTCCCATCATATCTGAAAAAGATTTCCTGGAAATGCTCGGTGAAAGTCAGGGCTGA
- a CDS encoding pseudouridine synthase, whose protein sequence is MRLNKFLSEAGVCSRREADRLIEEGRVTVDGKKAVPGMQVDPSSEVRVGKKRIRSKDKKTVLAVHKPAGIVCTEDKRVKNNIIRFLKYPERITYAGRLDKESEGLLIMTDDGELINGMMRSRYGHEKEYKVWVNKPVTEEFVNRMSSGVRLVDKEKGLDEVTRPCEVRQCGTYIFTIILTQGLNRQIRRMCEALGYKVKRLVRIRIMNIELGNLKPGAYRKLTEQELNELYEQTEKGKNAGTGRTAE, encoded by the coding sequence ATGAGACTGAATAAATTCTTAAGTGAGGCGGGCGTCTGTTCCAGGCGGGAGGCCGACAGACTGATCGAAGAAGGCCGCGTGACTGTGGACGGGAAAAAGGCCGTACCGGGCATGCAGGTGGATCCCTCAAGCGAGGTGCGCGTCGGAAAAAAACGCATTAGAAGTAAAGACAAAAAGACGGTACTGGCGGTGCATAAGCCCGCCGGTATCGTATGTACAGAAGATAAGCGGGTAAAGAACAATATTATCCGCTTTTTAAAATATCCGGAGCGGATCACGTATGCAGGGCGGCTGGACAAAGAGTCCGAAGGGCTTCTCATCATGACGGACGACGGGGAACTGATCAATGGTATGATGCGCTCCAGATACGGGCATGAGAAGGAATATAAGGTATGGGTCAATAAACCGGTGACAGAGGAATTTGTAAACCGCATGTCGTCCGGTGTCCGGCTGGTCGACAAAGAGAAAGGGCTCGATGAAGTCACGAGACCGTGCGAGGTCAGACAGTGCGGGACTTATATATTTACGATCATTCTGACCCAGGGGCTGAACCGCCAGATCCGGAGAATGTGCGAGGCGCTCGGATATAAGGTGAAGCGTCTGGTTAGAATACGTATTATGAATATCGAACTGGGAAATTTGAAACCCGGTGCTTACCGAAAACTGACAGAGCAGGAGTTAAATGAATTATATGAGCAGACAGAAAAAGGCAAGAATGCAGGAACTGGTAGAACAGCTGAATAA
- a CDS encoding DHHW family protein — protein MQIKKAAALLFLAMLAVICLVNLVHRDKEFSQKENRMLEQKPAFTLSGVTGGRYMKQYESYKSDQFAARDLWVSLKTNVDLLMGRRDSNGVFKGKKNYLLEDIAKPNEEQLEENIEAIRAFEQSYVDIPVYFALVPNAANVMSDKLPALAETEAQEKQFENIRKELGGKINWVDVQKVLKKHRNEDIYYHTDHHWTTLGASYAYEELAKAMGLDTANGPKWEKYTVSNDFNGTLSATSGYEQGYREPIHIYVPEKGEKSPDIVLNYVDEQKKTASLYDASKLKEKDQYAMFLGGNHAVIDLKTTAASTERLLLVKDSYANCLVPFLTPFFREIIIIDPRYYYGDIHQVMEENKITDILFLYNGNTFVEDNSISGVLKNNETE, from the coding sequence GTGCAAATAAAAAAAGCGGCCGCGCTGCTGTTTCTGGCCATGCTCGCCGTTATCTGCCTCGTGAATCTTGTGCACAGAGACAAGGAGTTCTCACAGAAAGAGAACCGTATGCTGGAACAGAAGCCTGCGTTTACCCTGTCCGGCGTCACAGGCGGCCGGTATATGAAACAGTATGAGTCGTATAAATCAGACCAGTTTGCCGCGAGGGATCTCTGGGTGTCGCTGAAAACAAATGTAGATCTACTTATGGGCAGGCGGGATTCCAACGGCGTGTTCAAAGGAAAGAAAAACTATCTGCTGGAAGACATTGCAAAGCCCAATGAAGAGCAGCTTGAGGAAAATATCGAGGCGATCAGGGCGTTTGAGCAGTCTTATGTGGATATTCCCGTCTACTTTGCTCTTGTCCCGAATGCAGCCAATGTCATGTCGGACAAGCTGCCGGCTCTGGCAGAGACAGAGGCACAGGAAAAGCAGTTTGAAAATATACGGAAGGAACTGGGCGGCAAGATCAACTGGGTCGATGTTCAGAAGGTGTTGAAGAAACACCGGAATGAGGATATCTACTATCACACAGACCATCACTGGACAACACTCGGGGCAAGCTACGCATATGAAGAGCTCGCCAAGGCCATGGGGCTTGATACTGCCAATGGTCCAAAGTGGGAAAAATATACGGTGAGCAATGACTTTAACGGTACGCTGTCGGCCACGAGCGGATATGAGCAGGGCTACAGAGAGCCGATACACATTTATGTGCCAGAGAAGGGGGAAAAATCACCGGACATTGTCCTCAATTATGTGGATGAACAGAAAAAAACAGCCAGTCTCTATGACGCTTCAAAGCTGAAGGAAAAAGACCAGTATGCCATGTTCCTCGGCGGCAATCACGCGGTGATCGACCTCAAGACGACTGCGGCTTCTACAGAACGCCTGCTGCTTGTCAAAGATTCTTATGCGAATTGTCTCGTCCCCTTCTTGACGCCGTTCTTCAGGGAGATTATAATTATTGACCCAAGGTATTATTATGGAGATATCCATCAGGTGATGGAAGAAAATAAGATCACAGATATATTGTTTTTGTATAACGGTAACACATTTGTGGAAGATAACAGTATAAGCGGAGTGCTGAAAAATAATGAGACTGAATAA